From a region of the Hippopotamus amphibius kiboko isolate mHipAmp2 chromosome 3, mHipAmp2.hap2, whole genome shotgun sequence genome:
- the LOC130848567 gene encoding olfactory receptor 4A47-like, which yields MEQRNDITEFVLLGLTQSLQGQKILFVVSLLIYIVTMVGNLLIVQTVVFSPTLDAPMYFFLGYLSFMDAVYSTTFIPNMMKNFLCEKKTISFQACMTQLFIGHLFGGAEILLLVVMAYDRYMAICKPLHYLTIMNQQVCVLLLLLAWAGGFLHGVLHPLIVYNLPFCGPSIIEHFVCDMYPLLKLACAESHIIGLTVLASDGTMCVVIFTLLLLSYGVILHSLKNLSQEGRHKALSTCGSHITVVVLFFAPCIFMYVRPPSTLPTDKYLAVFYTVITPVLNPLIYTLRNEEMQTAMKKLWSRRVSISPKKMLSKVQSIIKSLFQDTSIMALPFVTSLQAMRWFLALENPPKSYFKQLFCG from the exons ATGGAACAAAGAAATGATATAACTGAGTTTGTCCTCTTGGGGCTCACTCAGAGCCTCCAGGGTCAGAAAATATTATTCGTTGTGTCCTTGCTCATCTACATTGTGACGATGGTGGGCAACCTACTCATTGTCCAGACTGTGGTGTTCAGCCCAACCCTGGAtgcccccatgtacttctttcttgGCTACTTGTCATTTATGGATGCTGTTTATTCTACTACATTCATTCcaaatatgatgaaaaacttCCTTTGTGAGAAGAAAACCATTTCATTCCAAGCGTGCATGACCCAGCTTTTTATAGGGCACTTatttggtggtgctgagattTTACTCCTGGtggtcatggcctatgaccgctacatggccatctgcaaacccttGCATTATTTGACAATCATGAATCAGCAAGTGTGTGTTCTGCTGCTGCTCTTGGCCTGGGCTGGTGGGTTTTTACATGGTGTCCTTCATCCTCTCATTGTTTACAACCTTCCCTTCTGTGGCCCCAGTATCATTGAGCACTTCGTCTGTGATATGTACCCTTTGTTAAAACTTGCCTGCGCTGAAAGCCACATTATTGGCCTCACAGTATTGGCCAGTGATGGGACAATGTGTGTGGTCATCTTTACACTCTTACTCCTCTCCTATGGGGTGATTCTGCACTCCCTGAAGAATCTTAGTCAGGAAGGGAGGCACAAAGCCTTATCCACCTGTGGCTCCCACATCACTGTGGTGGTCCTCTTCTTTGCGccctgtatttttatgtatgtgagaCCCCCTTCTACCTTACCCACTGACAAATACTTGGCCGTGTTCTACACCGTTATCACCCCTGTGTTGAACCCTCTAATCTATACTCTGAGAAATGAAGAGATGCAAACTGCCATGAAAAA ATTATGGAG cagaagagtcAGCATATCCCCAAAGAAGAT GCTAAGCAAAGTTCAAAGTATAATTAAAAGTCTATTTCAAGATACATCCATCATGGCCTTGCCTTTTGTAACTTCACTACAAGCTATGCGGTGGTTCTTGGCCCTAGAAAATCCTCCTAAAAGCTATTTTAAACAGCTTTTCTGTGGTTAG